A stretch of Bombus huntii isolate Logan2020A chromosome 7, iyBomHunt1.1, whole genome shotgun sequence DNA encodes these proteins:
- the LOC126867367 gene encoding axonemal dynein light intermediate polypeptide 1 — translation MATAIKDRTIPTMDTLVKYDNPVLVTVRPEKAPKEQAPKIGVTICKVETTIPTLDTRHETSEILNRILPPKQWEEDGQVWTQKISSIPATRLDVINLQEHLDMKLQQRQARETGICPVRRELYTQCFDEIIRQVTINCAERGLLLLRIRDELKMTLAAYQTLYQSSIAFGMRKALQAEQGKEDLIAAADELQLQKAELEKTVIELKQKSEQAERRAAELREAEEKKHMEEIQFLKKTNQQLKAQLEGIIAPKR, via the exons ATGGCAACGGCAATAAAAGATCGCACTATTCCTACTATGGATACTTTGGTTAAATACGATAATCCAGTCTTAGTTACAGTCCGTCCAGAAAAG GCACCTAAAGAACAAGCACCCAAAATCGGAGTAACAATCTGTAAAGTTGAAACCACTATTCCTACGCTTGATACAAGACATGAAACTTCTGAAATTCTCAATAGAATTTTGCCACCCAAACAATGGGAAGAGGATGGTCAAGTTTGGACTCAAAAA ATATCAAGTATACCAGCAACAAGACTAGatgttattaatttacaagAACATCTAGACATGAAATTGCAACAAAGACAAGCAAGAGAAACTGGCATTTGTCCAGTACGTAGAGAACTTTATACGCAATGTTTTG ATGAAATAATACGCCAGGTGACAATAAACTGTGCAGAACGTGGATTACTTTTACTTAGAATCCGAGACGAACTTAAGATGACATTAGCTGCATACCAAACTTTGTATCAAAGCAGTATTGCTTTTGGTATGCGTAAAGCTTTACAA GCTGAACAAGGAAAAGAAGATTTAATTGCTGCTGCAGATGAGCTACAATTACAGAAGGCTGAATTAGAAAAAACAGTTATTGAATTAAAACAGAAATCTGAACAGGCTGAAAGGAGGGCAGCTGAACTACGGGAAGCTGAAGAAAAAAAGCACATGgaagaaatacaatttttgaaaaagaCAAATCAGCAACtgaaa gCACAGTTAGAGGGAATTATTGCGCCAAAGAGATAA